Genomic window (Canis lupus dingo isolate Sandy chromosome 6, ASM325472v2, whole genome shotgun sequence):
TTACAACTGTGCACATTTATATGTGGACTTTACAACAAATACGGCATATTAAATGAACttcctgtttatattttaataacaaaatacaaaacaagttTACCAATTCATCAAGTAAGGCTCAAGTCAACAGTAGTCAAATGACTGAGTTTCGGGAAGTCAAGTCATATGCAGATTTGGAACTGCACAAGAGGTCAGTGGCCCTAAATCCCCATGCTGTTCGAGGACCAACTGTATATACTAAAGTAGCAAGTAAAAACTATTGAAAACCTAAAAGGAACCTTCAAAATGTGACCTGTTTTCTAAGGCTAGTTGCCCTGTGCAACCCATCCCCCCCAGCCTCCTCATACACACCATCAAACCAGTCAATAGCTGCTTTAGCAGAAGGTGGGTCATCAAACGACACCGTGGCCTCTCCCTTCAGCTTGCCTGTTTCCCTGTCTGTGTACAGATTAATCATGGGCTGtcctgttttcttatttgtctgAAAAAATAAACGAGATAGCATGAGTCTCAGAAGATAGCACTACCCACCTTCTACTGTTTCCTTCTCACATTAACTGGAATTTTAAGTCATCATAATGATCTCACTTGACGGCTAAAACTAAAGATTATAATCTACAAGTTCAAAAGTTTAGGACATTCTTTATCATGtgtgcctttctttttatttatttacttattcatgagagaggcagagacataggaagagggagcaggctccatgcagggaacccaatgcggaactcaatcctgggactccgggatcacaccctgagccgaacgaaggcaagacgctcaaccactaagccacccaggtatccctcaagTGTGCTTTTCTGTATGAAGATGtgctttcttttagaaaatgtcaACAGCTAGCGTTCTTTCCTCAACAAATTAGGCTGGCAAtagttaagatttttatttttactaacatGGGAAATCCAAAAACCTGAAGTACCAACAGAAAAAGCAGCCACTATGCTCCACAGTACCTTAATAATACCAATCTGCTTGAAGTAATCGGCCACAGACTCAATTGTAACGTTTTCGCCCAAGCCTTGCACGAAGATGGTGTTGTTGTCTGAATTATCCTGTTCTGCTTGAACAAAAAACAATGTGAATTTGTAAACAAGCAAAGACAAAACAAGTGACTCTAAATCCAACTTTAACACTGGATATTAATTAAGcttacaaagaaattttaagagaacacctgggtggttcagttaaatgtctggccttcagctcaggtcatgatcccagggtcctgggatggagccttgccatcaggctcccagctcagcagggagcctgcttctctctctccttcttgtgctcactcactctctcaaataaataaaaatctttattgagagaataaaattcaagaaacaaatcTTAAggtcaaatgaaagaaaaccacCTCCCTTCTATTATCTGAGTGCCTGTATATTAGCCATTtcacaaatttaaatttagtCTTACAACACTCCTTGGAAAATTGTTAACATCCAtaaaagaaacagaggctcaggagttcattgcctaagatcacacaatAATCACACTAGCGTTTGTCAATTTTCAACTGCAAACAAGATAAAAAACCTCTTTTACACTGAAATCCAAATCCTTTCCTTTAGAATAGGTCTTTTCATTTACTAATTTGGTCAtgatccacatttttaaaatccactgCAGTATGAGAACATGGTCTACACCACAGATGTATCACCATCTCCTcagacttgttagaaatgcagattatcAGGCTCCTCCCAAACCTACTAAATTGCTGGGGAAATAAACCACTGAGATTATTTCTGATACATGCTTGTTTATAGATCATTGTTAATTCTAACACCTAAACTCCCttcccttcattttccttctttaacctccttttatgaaaagattttacttttttacctGACAAAGCGCTcacgcacaagcaaggggagtggcagatagaagaggcagaagcaggttctccactgagcagaaagcccattgtggggctcggGCCCAGGacctgtgatcacaacctgagccacccaggtacaccccCACACCTGCTTTTTCAGATTCCTCAAGTGTCAAAGAACAGCCAACCTAAGTCCTGATGCCACATTAGCCATTCTTTCATGCCAGCTGTAGACTCACCAGAGTCATGACGTGATCCTTGGTCCCGAGGGCCTTaagtgacatgaaaaaaaaaaaaaaaaacaaacaaggaaagagaAGCTGTTAGTCaagaaggagagacagacaagGAAAAAATTTAACACCAATCCAAACTCTTGCAAAATGATCAGTAAATGCTCACAGCCTCATCCAAACCCTGTCCTGGGTTGCCTACCCAGAGAAACTCCTAGACAGGGCTGGGGAAGACACAGGCCCCTTAAGATCTGTATGTAACTTGAGTCCCCACAGGGACAACTCCACAGTCCAGGAAATTCTGCCTCCCCCAGCTCAGGCTGGGAAATGTCCTCAGCACAGATTGGGGGGCCAGCAGGGAGACCCATTGCAGTTAACAAAACCAACTCATAGCTTGGCCCTATTCTCTCACCCCAGAGAGAAAGGGGCTCACCACCAGCAATGTGATATGCATCCATCCAGTTTCTCCAAACTTTTAACACCAAAGACACTTATTTATCCCTTGTGGAACaagttttaatttcatctttacaaACCATTCTTAAAACCATGTTGTTTCCCCAaccacatgaaaataaaaaaacatacataataactattgtatttttaaagcatgtcCCAGGGAACAGACCAGAAATCTTATTTCCATAATGcagcctctattttttttccagagaccATCTTTGACCAAAGTTTATCTGAATTCACCATATATAAATATTGTACCCACACTCAATGACACCTAAATCATGAACCCAAGCCTTTGGCTTTAAATGttgagacaaatcaagaaacctTTTGTTAGTTAACCAAACCAGAAAAGTTCCAGCTTACTGGGAGACTTCTCAAATTTGCCATTTTTCCATGAATTCAGTTTGTGCTGTTAAGACCTGGTTATTTCCCATGAGCCACACATGCTCCCAACCTTTCTTTGTAGTTGTCCACACCTTCCTTCCCAGAGCTAGTCTCTATTTGCCCATCTGAGTTAAGTATGTATATGTAGGATTGCATTGACACCATTCAGTATTTAATATATAGATACGTATATACCAACTTCACCATCCCTAGGGCAGGGCAATAGTTCACATCCCCCTTCCAGAATTAAAACATTTGGAGGttgttaaatacacacacactagCCTTGGACACAATGATCAAAAGGATCCTAAAGCCAAGTTGGCACCACGTGTTCCAGCACACTCTCCAGTTTCTCAAAATGGTGGTCACTAAGTGCCAGGTGTGGCAACACTCCTGTCAGAGGCCTACTAAACACCTCTTAGTAACCTGGGTCAAACCAATTTGGCACCAGACGACTGCCGAGTCTTACTCCCCTGCCTCCAGGTTAGCACACAACTGGCAGCAGGTGgcattctcccccacccctttctggAGGTGGTTCTGGACACTTCAAAACCTTTTGACACTTAAAACACGCTAAAACATCTGCAAATGAACAATCAGACAAAGCATTGCTGGGAGTTGGGAATTTTGGAAACTCTGTTCACTTACCACCAAATTTATTGAAGCCACCACGGTCACTTCCGCTGGAGAAGACAAGTTAGAAGAAAGGACATGAAGCTTCCAACGGCTACAAAAGGGCgtttttttgattttgtttaacaTTCCCCAAACATGGGTAGGTGTTTTGGGAAAAAGATACAAGTGGCTACTAAAATACATTTCCCTTCCTGACCACCCCTTGTCTGACCTTTGAGCATGTCACACACACGTGTGCAATTTCTCACACAGTTTTTaaggattttgctttttaaaaggttatagatctatttcctctggaaaaaaaaatgacccatttTCCTTGGTCGTTCTTCCGATGTAGCAGATGTTTTTTCCTCTTGTCGTGAGTGGTGGACAACCCAGTAGTTGGTTTAAAAACCCTACCCCCAATTCACCCAGAAGACATTTCACACCAGGCTGGGGTAGCCCTGAAcacatttttgtggtttttgcTTTGAAAGCAGCAAGCAGACCCAACCCCATTCCATAAAAAGTCAAAACCAAAGGCAATTTCCCCTTAAAGCAAGACAAACTTAGCTAAGCCCTATCCTAACTACTGAGCTGTTTTtgatctccccccacccccggggtcaCCCCTTCTACACTGCGAGAAGAGCGGAGTATTTTGCAATGTCACCTTTCATACCTGTGGCACATAAAATGCAGAGCAAGTTAACAGTCACAtaacagttgtttttcttttaaagttttgcaTTAAACACACGCACACAACAGAGTTTTCCTTATTTTCGTATGGTTTTTGAgactgcccccacccacctctgaaTACTTACCATATACAAACTCTCATTTAAAAAACCTACTTTTTCCCAAAAAGGAGTAACACACTGACATTCCTCCCCTTTcaaagggagacagaggagggtCCTTCAAATCATGTTTACCAACAGATTTGACCAATGCTTTAACATCAAATCTAAGGTTTTACTTCAATCAACTACAgcgggaaggggaagaaagagaaggtcCAGCTGGACAAGTAACCAGGGGAGGGGGACAGTGGAGCAAAGAGATGGGACACCACTGTCAAGCATATTTTGTCCAAAAGGCCTGCACACTTCAGACAGCCCCATAAACCAAGTCACACACAAAATCATTACTGCCAGTCAAATTACTGCAAATCAAGCTCATGGATTCAAATGACTACAATATACGGGAAGAGTAGCCAATTCCTGGAAGCTGAAGTCATGAGGTTAAGCATTAGCAACTCCTTTAGAGGACACATGGGAATACATGTAAACAAGTTTCCCTATTACCAGGAGTGGGATCATCGGTTTCCCTTGCAGCGAAAGAAGACTTTACTTCCATGTTTTTTGCCTAGGATATCAATGACTCCAATCCACATACACCCATGtatattttcccttcttctttgtAAATACAAGTGTCAGTACTCAAATCTCTATTCAGAGGTGTGGGTGGGAGTTCAGGCTCCCCAATTCTCATAAAAAAATGGGAATGTACAAAGAAACCATCAATACCCCCAACTCTAAGCCCTCACAAACCCCTAGAAAAAAAACTAACCATGCACTAAGGAACTGAGCTTCAAGGGAGATTCATGCAACCCTTCACACTCCCCACTGATGTTACGCCCTAGCTCACAAGAACACCTACCCCATGCCGCCTCTGCCTCCACGGCCACCTCCACGACCTCTGGGTTCATAGCCACCACTGCTGCGGTTGTAACCACCGCCAccgccccggccgcggcccccaCGGTCTTGCTGGCCTCCCCCGtagccaccgccaccaccactcTGGTCCTGATTGCCATAACCGCCGCCTGCCACCACTCATGGAGGACTGATCTTGGCCATAGTTACCTGTCAGAAAACAAAggattctttaaagaaaaaacacacgTGGCATTAAACAGTACCAAAAGATtaagaatgatgaaaataaagacagctaagaaacaagaaaaaaaaattttaagaattttttagaGTTAAGGGGCCAAGCAGTATATATAAATCTCTACAAAAAGTAGGAATGATGCAAAGCTCAAGACCCCTCACCTCCACCACCCCCTCCGCCACCACCTCCACTGCTACTGTTGTACTGGTTCTGCTGTCCATAGCCTTGAGGGGGATTATAGGAGCTTTGCTGCTGTCCATAGCCTTGCTGCTGTCCACTATAGCCAGACTGTTGGCCATAGCCCCCACTCTGGGGCTGCCCGTAGCCGCTGCTCTGAGAACCACTACCATAactaaggaaagagaaacaaacagaatCAGAATGCCAGCATGTCCAAGACTTCATCTTTGGCGCATTCCATTCCCTACCCCACTCCATTACAAagactcctccctctccccccacctaaTTGCTCCTGTTGATCACATCATTCCTTATCAATTCACCTCTAACCATATTCCAAACCTCCCCCTCAAACTCCTTACCTTCCCGAGGTGCTGCTAGGAGCTGGCTGCTGGCCATAGCCAGGATAAGAGGACTGTTGCCCATAAGATGACTGAGAACCCTGGCTACTGCCATAGCCACCAGTTGAGCCATATCCCTGGGGAGTTGACTGAGTGCCATAGCCTGCTACaagcaaaagaaatcataaagactctgagaaaaaaggcaggaaacaagTTAAAGAAAACTTTATGTACTACTACTGTTACCCACACTTGAAAAGTCAGCCTCTTGGAAGCTGCttagaaatcttttaaattaaaggtCAAAGatgcccttcccctcccaccctaaGGCTAATATTCTTAACTTCCACCAACTTCAGAGTTCTAATCTCATCACACCTATCCCAAAGCCAGTCTCCAGGACCATACTATTCATAACCCaagagattcctttaaaaaaaaaaaagtatttcatttattcatgaaagacacaaagagagagaagcagagatgtaggcagagggagaagcaggctccatgcagggaacccaatgtgagacttgatctcagagtcacgccctgagccaaaggcagacgctcaaccgctgaaccacccaggcatcccatcccaAGAGATTCCTATTCCTATTCATTAAGTATTTTAACCCTCTCAGAAGGGTGTAGTACAAATAGGGAAACCCACATTATGTACATATTAGGATCTCAAGGTACATTCTACCGTTTGTGTATCACCATGATACATAGTAATCTGACTTCAAACATCTTTAAGCAAATCATTTCCTCCCTGTATGAAAAACctaaaactgggcagcccaggtggcttggtggtttagcgctgccttcagcccagggtgtgatcctggagacccgggattgagtcccgcgttgggttccctgcgcagagcctgcttctccctctgcctgtgtctctgcctctctctctctcctctgtgtttctcaattaataaataaataaataaaatctttaaaaaaaaaaaaaaaacctaaaactttCTCCATTTAGGGAATACTCTCCTCTCCACATTTCATTGTCATGCTGAAGGGAAATGGGAAGgagaatataaacagaaaaattcaaagtcagaaataaaaggaaccagaattACAAaccaattaaatatttgtttgaaaagaTTCAAACTCCAAAAAAAGTTCAAGGGTTACAGACTACgaataaagaaatacagtttCAACATTTCAGCAATGTTTAAGAAAAGCAACATTCAAAGAGCAGGAAGAGGCGGGGTAACCCACTAAAAGAGACTCACTGTTCTGGGTCTGTCCATAAGAAGAACCATAGCTGCTCTGGCCGTAGCCTGAAGTGTCTGCTGACTGACCGTAACCACTGTAACTCTGCTGTCCATAGGGCTGATTGCTCTGCTGGGAATAGCCCTGCCCAGGCTGGGTGGGGTAGGCCCCatagctggaaaaaaagaaaaaaaccagtgGAATCAAGAAAAGATACCTTAGCCACCCTTGCCACCCTACGAACTGGAAGTCCTGAAACAACACTCACCTTTGGGTTGCTTGTTGGGTATAGTctgcaaaagaaaatacaattacaTTACCTTCAGCCATCCTTGAGAGTATAACAGAATTAAATTTCTTAACTCAAGCCCTGGGGCCTTCAGATAGTATCAACAATGTTgcaagaaaaggcagaaattccCTCATGACAGGAAGGACAAGATGGCAGGTCATAATCAAGTTTTCTCCCAATGGATACCAAGAAgtctcaccaaaaacaaaaaaaaaaaaaaaaacgaatctTGGTGGTAAACTACAATGTTCTGTGAATTCAACTGATGTCAGGAACTGCACAAACctacataacattttattttcttacctacTCTAGGGGAAAGGTATCATCAACAGTCGAGTTAAAGTCACAAACTGGGGACAGATTTTGATGCAAGCCAAAGGCAGCAGTGAGGGGGATGCGGCCTCCACTCTCTCAACCAAGCCCAAAGAACAGATAGGTCTCAAATGAGGCCATTCTTCACCCTTTGCCTAATCTTGGAGAATGACAACGTGGGCTTTTTTAGTACAAAGCCACGTAACCAAGAGAACTCTCCGACCCCAAATAACAGAGATCATCACAGAGTTCGCTTTCGGAGGTCAATCAACTGGGACTCAAGTGCCAAGCCCCGTGCCTCCAAACGATTCCGTCTGCTCATCTGCATTGCCTTCCTCGAGGGCTGTTGGGAGTCTCGGCAAACCAAATGTCGCGAAAGCGCTTTTAAATCGCCCCCAATGAAGGCGCACCAACCCAGATCAACTCATCACCTCCTCAGTACAGGAAACGAGGCGCTTCCCCCGCAGGAAAAGGGCAAAGGATCGGGAGAGGGTGTGGCCTCGGGCGGCCGTTCCTCTCGGCTCCCACCACGGAAAGCGGAAATTTAGGCGGGAAAACCCTCGGGCCCGGTCCCAAGTCCGTTAGACGACCCCCTAGGGGCCTCCCCCAAACCGTTAAGCGGGCGCACGGCCCCGATCCCGAGCCTCCGCCCCCGGCCGCGTGGCAACCGAGGCGGGAAGCAGGCGGTCCCGCCCCTTCCCGAGGGACCCCCGGGGCTAGGCCCACACCGGACGCGCGCTGCGGAGCCTGCAGCGGAGAGTATCGCGACAAAAAGCAGGGCTAACACGAGGCGGGAGGGGGGTTCGCGCCGcgagaaaggggggaggggccaGCAGGGCGCGTGCGCGCACCGAGTGCCCGGATGCAGCACTGCGACAAAGCGGGGCCCGAGCTCGCGGCTgggaaggggggggcggggggaaggctTCGGGACCGAGCGTTTCCATGCGTGCCTCACGTTTCAAATTACCAAGAAACGTCCGTGTCAAATCTCACCTCAAGTAAAGGCACTGAGACGGCAAGATCCCCTACCACGCGCAAGGCGCCGGAGAAGCGAAACAAAATGGCGACAcaggcctcccccccccctccacccctcccgtTGCTTCCCGCCACAGCGGTGCGAGAAAACCCTACACGCGATCCGCCACCCGGGTCccatcagaaaagaagaaaaaaaaaaaagcccagctgGGAGGGACCGAAGCCCCAGGCCGgcacgccgccgccgcctcgcgcCCTTACATACCGTTGGAGGCCATGTCCGCGCACGCGCGCACAGGCCGGCAAGCAACAAGGTTCCAACACCGCAGAGCACCGACGCCTCGAGGACTGAGCGGCCCCGCCTCCTGCGTCGAGACTTATGTACGTCTCCCCCGCCTACGTACCGCGGAGGAATGCACGAAGTGcggagagggaaggggggagcgTGGCTGGACTCTGCAACCCCGCAGGGAGTGCCGAGGATCCTCATAGACAGAGGGGAAGCATAGCGATTAAGAAACTTGGCAGGCAACATACATAACCCTATTTTTCCTAGCAAAGTACTCTGGCTCTCCCTGCAGGACTGGCCCAAGCCTCACCTTCACCCCCTAGAAGGGCATCATGGTACGGTCCATTGACCCCTCCCACCTGGGGGTGGAGCGAGGGGCCCAGGGCGTCTGCGGACGCAAGTGTAGTCGAAGCCGGGAGTCGCGGGCGGGAACCGAAATTCTCCCGGCTGGCCCCTTTCACTGGGCCCCACTTTCACTAGGACGGCGAGCCCCTGCGCCCCGGTGCCCTTCCACTGCACCAGATGCTTGGTCCCTGCGGCGCCAACCTCCCTCTCCGGCTCAAACgttcctcccccccgccccgacaACACACGCCCCGCGTCGCAGGTTCCCCCTGCCATCATCTTTCTGGTTTGCGTCTCCCTTGGTCCTTGCCAGCAATTGTGGATCGTGACGTCCGACCTGAAAGGAGCTTAACCCGGACCCCAGCCCTGATCGCCCACCAGACCTCTTCTGGATTTTGCCCTTGACTTAGCGGTGGGACGGGAAAGCCCAGGCCCTCCTGGACGTCAGAGCCGTTGAGTTAGATTAGGGTCTCCCTTACTTCTTTTACTGatgcagaactttttttttttttttcctaaagcccTACCAAGGAACCAACGTGGAGGGTCAGTGATAACTGATATTTATAGAGCGTGTAAGTGGTTTCAAAATGTACAATCAGGGGCGCCTGACTGGTgcagtcagtggagcgtgtgtgacttgatctcagagttatgagttccagccccacgttgggtgtagaggtgacttaaaaataaaatcttcaggggcgcctggatggctcagttgattaagcatcggACTCGATTTccgctcaggtggtgatctcagggtggtgagattgagccctctcTTGGCTCTTCGCTCAGTTGGGGGTGGCTTGAggtttcctctccctctgcccctcttccctgctcccacctctgctcctgctcctgcggtgtgcccgctctctctctcaaataatcttttaaaaagcaacgCTAATTGATTGTGTTCCCATCACCACCTTGTGAAGAAAAGGTATCTCCCATTTTATAGGCAAGAAAGCATCCAACGAAGGCCAAGCACAATCCAGATTATAGGGTGGCTAAGGGTTCGACCGGATTCCAGTCCAGGTCTGTGTGGCTGcaaaatactgctttttttttttttttttaagattttatttattcatgagagacacagagagagagagagagagaggcagagacacagagaagcgggctccatgcagggagcctgatgcgggctagatccagggtctccaggatcagaccctgggctgaaggcggagccaaaccaccgagccacccgagCTACCCCAAAATACTGCTTCTGTTGATTACATGGACAATTTATAGTGTCCTGAAGCCTGTTCACTCTCTGTGAGAGCAAGGACAGAGAGTTGAATTCAAATTAACTTGCAACTTGCATTCGAATCAGCCTGGCCtagagaaggaaattttaaagtattaaaacaaGGGCAGGCCCAGCGGTTTAGAcccgccttcagccgggggtgtgatcctggacacctgggatggagttccactttgggctccctgcttctccctctgcctgtgtctctgcctttctctctgtctctcatgaataaataaatttttttaaagtattggggatccccgggtggctcagcagttgagcccctgccttcctgcccagggcctgatcctggagaccagggatcaagtcccacatcaggctccctgcatggagcctgcttctctctctgcctctctctctccctctctctgtgtctctcatgaatgaataaataaaatctttaaaaagaaaagtattaaaacaagacaaatggaGTTATTCCTGTTACACGTGCCATGCAGATATTCCTTCCCAAATCACCCTTGACCTGGGTTCCAGATTCCTTTGTAGGTTTAACACTTTTTCCTAAAGAAACAATTGAGGGCTATGCCCTAGGCCTGCCCACAAACTTCTACAATTCCTGATTTGTGACCAGTTGGTTCTTGAACACTTTGAAACCCACCCCATTGGAAGGACAGTGTGACTCTGGAGTAAGGCAAAGGGAAGCctatgactcattcattcattcattctacaaatatttaataaacatctaCATCTACAGTGTTCCAGGCATTGTTCTGGGCACTGAGGATGCATTAGTATACAAAATACGCAatttaataattaacatttaataattataattttagatatacatataaaatatatttataatagtgtATTACTAtagggacatctaggtggctcagcagttgagcatctgcctttggctcagggcatgatcccacagttccgggattgagtcccacatcgggatcccagcaaggagcctgcttctttctccctctgcctatgtgtctgcctctctcgctgtgtctctcatgaataaataatatctttaaaaagaaatagtgtaATACTATGATAAGGCTTATTAAGTATcaaacactgttctaagtgctctGAGTATAATTTAATCTTACTCTTTGGGACGCCTGAGCGGctcaccttcagctcagggcgtgacccctaGGGATGGAGtactacatcaggctccctgtggggggggtgggggggtgctgcttctccctctgcctgtgtctctacctctctctctctctgtctctgtctctgtctctcatgaataaataaaatctttataataaaattaaattaaattaagttaaatttaaaaattgggtctaggggcacctgggtgactcagtcagttaagcatctgcctttgggtcaggtcatgatctccaggtcctgggatttagccccacatcaggctctctgctcagtggagagtttgctcCTCtgttgccctctgcccctcccctgccctcccccattcttgcttgtgctctctcctgggctagcttactctctcaaataaataaaatcttgaaaaaaacaaaaatttaaaaaaaaaaactgggtctAGACAATCATAACCACATCATGCCTTCAGCTCCCTGATGTATATGTCCAGCCATAACACTCCCAATTTCATGCCTGTCTCCTGATCACCCcagtccagggcacctgggtggcacagttggttaagcctctgacttggtttcagctcaggtagtgatctcagggttgtgagattgaaccaaTGTGGGTTCAATGAACCCACATTGAACCctgcattgagccccacatcaggctctgcactcaatgtggagtctgcttgggtttttctctccctctccctctgttcctcctgctcatgccctctctttctctctctaaaataaataaatagggcagcccagaaCCCACAAACTGGAGATAGCAACCATGTGTGGAAAGTTCAGATATTCTGGCCAGCATAGTAGCTCAAGCCTTTGGCCCTTCACAGGTAGGTAGCTCTTACAGAGGTTATAACATCCCTAGTATAATTTATGTCAATGGCATGAAGCACAGCACTGGAATTTATTTCTATTAGAAAagttctgggggatccctgggtggctcagcggtttgataCTTGCCTTCGGGCGTAatcttggagtccctggatcgagtcccacatcggactccctgcatggagcctgtttctccctctgcctgtgtctctgcctctctctctcattctgtgtc
Coding sequences:
- the FUS gene encoding LOW QUALITY PROTEIN: RNA-binding protein FUS (The sequence of the model RefSeq protein was modified relative to this genomic sequence to represent the inferred CDS: inserted 2 bases in 1 codon), with translation MASNDYTQQATQSYGAYPTQPGQGYSQQSNQPYGQQSYSGYGQSADTSGYGQSSYGSSYGQTQNTGYGTQSTPQGYGSTGGYGSSQGSQSSYGQQSSYPGYGQQPAPSSTSGSYGSGSQSSGYGQPQSGGYGQQSGYSGQQQGYGQQQSSYNPPQGYGQQNQYNSSSGGGGGGGGGGNYGQDQSSMSGGXGGGYGNQDQSGGGGGYGGGQQDRGGRGRGGGGGYNRSSGGYEPRGRGGGRGGRGGMGGSDRGGFNKFGGPRDQGSRHDSEQDNSDNNTIFVQGLGENVTIESVADYFKQIGIIKTNKKTGQPMINLYTDRETGKLKGEATVSFDDPPSAKAAIDWFDGKEFSGNPIKVSFATRRADFNRGGGNGRGGRGRGGPMGRGGYGGGGSGGGGRGGFPSGGGGGGGQQRAGDWKCPNPICENMNFSWRNECNQCKAPKPDGPGGGPGGSHMGGNYGDDRRGGRGGYDRGGYRGRGGDRGGFRGGRGGGDRGGFGPGKMDSRGEHRQDRRERPY